The nucleotide sequence ACTGGATGCAACGCTTCGAGCGGGTGGCCGTTGGCGCGCCACTGATCGAGGGTATCGACTCGCCGGCGACGCTCGTCGCGGAGCACAACGGGGGGGAGATCCCCGAGACGCAGGCGGGCGTCGAGCGGGTCCTGTCGACGGTGCCCGAACGCGAGCGGGCCCAGTATTACAACGACGGCGTAGCCCACATCACGGTCATCGGCGCCCAGGACATGTCGACCGACCAGACGCTCTCGTTCATCTCGAACGTCCAGGACGCGATCCGGTTCAGCAACCCGCCGCCGGGCGTCGATGCGACCCTCACGGGGACGGCGGCGATCACGCCGCCGTCGGTCGTCGAGCAGATCGAGAGCCGGAACGTGACGACGGGGCTCGGGGTCCTGTTCGTCTTCGGCCTCCTGCTGGCGTACTACCGGAACCTCGTGAAAGCGGTCGCCCCGCTGGTGCCGATGCTCTTCGTCATCGGGTGGCAGAACCTCTACATGGCGGCGCTGGACATCCCCGTCTCGCCGCTGGGTGCCTCCCTCGGCGCCATGACCGTCGGGATCGGCGCCGAGTACACCATCATCGTGATGGAGCGGTACTACGAGGAGAAAACGCAGGTGGGCGTGAGCAAACTCGACGCCGTCGAGACGGCCGCCACCCGCGTCGGCAAGGCCATCTCCGTCTCGGGGATGACCACCGTGTTCGGGTTCTCGGCGCTGACGCTGTCGCCGTTCCCCATCCTCGCCGACTTCGGCTACCTGACCGTCGGCGTCATCTTCCTGACGCTCGTGGCCGCGCTGGCGACGCTCCCGCCGACGCTGATCGTCCTCGACGGCCTCGCGGAGCGGCTCTCGCCCCTGCTGGGCGGCCGCGGGACCGATCCCGAGCCACAGGGGAACGCCTAACTGGGCGGGTGTCGAACCGACACCTATGCCTACCGCACCCGCGGATTCGGAGTACGGAACGACGCTGGTCCCGACGGTCACGCCCTTCTCGGACGGCTCGGTCGATGCCGAGGCGGTGGCGGATCTCTCGGAGTTCGTCCTGTCGAACGGGGCCGACGGCCTCATCCCCTGTGGGACGACCGGCGAGTTCGCCAGCCTCTCGCTCGACGAGTACGAGACGGTCGTCTCCGCGAGTGTCGACGCCGCCGACGGCGCGCCGGTCCTCCCCGGTGCCGGTCACACCAGCGTCGCCGGCACGCTCGAACGGATCGACATCGCGGCCGACTGCGGTGCCGACGCCGTCCTCGTCGTCCTGCCGTACTTCCACGGCGAGAACGGTGCGGGCGGCAACGAACGGTTCGTCCGCGCGGTCCTCGCGGAGACGGAACTGCCCCTGATTCTCTACAACATTCCCTCCTGTGTCGGCCAGACGATCGACGCCGATCTGATCGAGGCGGTCGCGGACCACCCGGACCTCGCGGGGATGAAAGACACCAGCGGCGACCTGACACACCTTCTGGAGATCATCCGCCGGACGGGCGAGGACTTCCACCTGTTCCAGGGCTGGGACAGCCAGCTCGTTCCCGCCATCTCGATGGGCGCCACCGGCGGGATCAACGCGGTGACGAACTACTTCCCCGGCATGATGGCGGAGACGATCGACGCGGCGGCGAACGACCTCGACCGTGCGCGCGACCTCCAGTTGGACCACATCGCGCCCCTGTTCAACGCCTCCCTCGAGTTCGGCTTCGCGCCGACGACGAAGACGATCCTGGTCGAACGGGGCGTCATCGACGACGACGCGGTGCGACCGCCGCTGGTCGAACTGGACGACGACCAGAAGGCGGCGGTGCGTGACGTCCTCGATGCCACCCGCGGCGTCGCCGCCGAGTAGAGCCGCGAGGCTTATCCTTCCACCCGCCGAACGTGGCGTGTGAGCCAGACGACGATCCGAATCGATCCACACGTCCACTCGTCGGCCTCCTACGACGGCCACGACCCCGTCGAGTTGCTACTGGAGCAGGCGGCCGAAATCGGCCTGGATGGGATCGTCGTCACCGATCACGACGTGATCCACGAGTCGGTCCGGGCGGCCGAACTCGCCCCGGAGTACGGCCTGTTCGGTATCCCCGGCGTGGAGGTGTCGACGTCGGTGGGCCACCTGCTGGCCATCGGCGTCTCGGAGATGCCGCCCCGACGCGCACCGCTCGACGAGACGATCGACTGGGTCCGGGACCACGGTGGCGTAGCCGTCGTTCCCCACCCGTTCCAGCGCTCGCGACACGGGATCCCGCGGCGCCACCTCGTCGACTGTGACGCGATCGAGGTGTTCAACTCGTGGCTGTTCACCGGCTTCCGGAACCGACGGGCGCGGCGGTTCGCGACGGAGAACGGTTACCCGGCGCTCGCCGCCAGCGACGCCCACTCGGTGCCCCACGTGGGCCGGGCGTACACGGAACTCGTCATCGAGGGCGTCGACCGCGCGGACCTCGACGGGGAGTCGGTCCTGAAGGCGGTCCGCGAGGGGTCGATGCGGATGCGCGGCCGCCGACAGCCGATCCCGGCCTCGGCACACCACTACGCGGTGGGCACGGCGCGAAAGAGCGGCTACTACGCGAAGGTCGGCGCGCTCAGAGGGCGGGCGGCGGCCAAGGCGAGCGCGATCCGCGGCGTCCAGCTGTTGTCCGAACTTCCCGGTCGCTGACCGGTCGGCCGACGTTTTTTGTAGTGGTGAGCCAACACCCACCCATGGCGAACAGAACCCGCGCCCTCCTGTCACGGATCGCACGGTCGTACGTGCTGTTCGTGGCCGTGGGCGTCGTCGTGGGACTCGCGCTGGCCCCCGTCGCGTGGAACGCCACGTCCTCGGAGGGGACGGTCGCGGTCGTCCCGGTCGCGGGCACCATCGACGGGTCGACCTCCGCGTCGGTCACGGCGATGCTTCAGCAGGCCCGGAACGACCCCGACGTGAAGGCAGTCGTGTTGCTCGTAAACAGCGGGGGTGGTGGCGCCGCCGCGAGCGAGGAGTTGTACCTGCAGACCAAGCGAACGGCCGCGGAGATGCCGCTCGTGACCAGCGTCGACGCCGCGGCGGCCTCGGGCGCGTACTACACCATCGCGCCGAGCGACCGCATCTACACCAAGCCGGCCTCGACCGTCGGGAGCGTGGGGGTGTTGGCGACGGCACCACAGCCGCTCGAACCGACGGACCTCGTCGCCACCACGGGGCCGAACAAGCTGACCGGCGGCGACGAGCGCGAGTTCAACTACATCCTGGAATCCCTGGGTAATGCCTTCATCGGCGCCGTGTTCGAACAGCGCGGCGACCGGCTGGAGCTGACCCGCACCGAGGTCGAACAGGCCCGCATCTACAGCGGCACTCAGGCGGTCCGCAACGGCCTCGCCGACTCCATCGGCGGGCGGCAGGCGGCGGTCGAACACGCGGCCGACGAAGCCGGGCTCGACAACTACGACGTGCGTGTCATGCGACCGGACGGCACCGCGCGGTTCCTCTCGCGGTCGAACTACCTCGCGTCGACCGCGCCGGACAAGGAGATGGTCTCGGCGGAGTACCTCTACGGCGAGGACCCCGGCGGCCCCGTCTTCCTGATGGTGCCCGCGACGTATCTCGACACGGCGAACGACGACGCGGACTCGCCGGCCCCGCGGACGAACGGCACGGAGCGGGACGTCGACAACCGGACAAGGCCGGCCGCCGCGGCGGCTCCGGGAGGGACCCATGTGGTTGCGTGAGGTGGGCAAGCGGCTGGCCGTACTGCTCCTGACGGTGGCCGTCGTGGTGGCCGTCGCCAGCGTCGGGCCGACGCTCCTCTCGTCCGACGACGGCGGCGACGAGACGCTCCAGAACCCCGAGTACGCGCCCGAAAGCGTCGCGCCCGACCCGCTCCCCGCGACGGGGACCATCGACGTGTCGGGGGCCGACCCCACGACGAACGGGACGGTCCTCATCGATCGGGGACACGCCAACCGGTTCTCCCGGGCGGACATCGAACCGCTCGTGGACGCGCTGATCCGACAGGGGTTCACCGTCGAGTTCTACAGCGACGGTGACCTGGCGAGCCGTCTCGAGGACGCCGACGTCTTCCTCGTGATCGATCCGGGGTCGGAGTACCTCCCGGGTGACGTCGACGACGTGCGGCAGTTCACGGGCAACGGCGGGCATTTGGTGATGGTCGGCGAACCGGACCGGACCGCGATCAGCAGCAGTCTCCTCGGCACCTCGATCCAGAACCAGGAGAGCCGCCTCACGACGCTCGCCTCCGCGTACGGGATGAGCGTCGACACGCAGTACCTCTACAACCAGGAACACGCCGACGGCACGTTCAAACACATCGTCGCCCGGCCGACGGGAGGGGGCGGAGTGGACGGCGTCGAGCGGGTGACGATGTACACGGCGGCGTCGGTCACCACCCAGCGGGGAACGGTCCTCCTGCGGAGCGCCCCGAACACCCACAAGTCCGGGAGCGACGAGGTGACCGGCGAGTATCCGGTCGCGGTGCGCACGGAGAACACGGTGTTGCTCGGCGACAAGACCTTCCTGCGCGGGGATCGGTTCAACGTCGCCGACAACGAGGCGTTCATCGCCTACCTCGTGGAGTTCATGCTCGACGGCGATCACCAACCGGCAGGCGGGACTGAAGGAGACACCGGGCGAACGCCGACGGCGACGCCGACAGCCACGCCGACCGAGACGCCGGCGTCGACCCCCACGCCGACGGCGACGCCGACACCCACGCCGAGCGACGGGGACTGATACGGATTATTGTAACTGTTCACCGGTGGTTCACCGGACGCTGGGCGAACCACCGGTAATGACTTACAATAACCGTATGACCGGTCGCGCGGTCAGCAACGTTATCCCGACGGGCCGCCAGGGACGTGTATGAGCGATCCCACCGCGACGCTGCGGACGACACACGGGGACATCACGGTCGAACTGTTCGCCGATCGGGCGCCGCGAACCGTCGAGAACTTCGTCGGCCTGGCGGAAGGCACCGACGATCCGGACGCGCCGATCGAAGCCGGGACGGGCGCCTGGGAGGACCCCGAGACGGGCGAGAAGCGAACCGATCCGCTCTACAGCGACGTTCCCTTCCATCGGATCATCTCCGGGTTCATGCTCCAGTGTGGCGATCCGACCGGCACCGGCCGCGGGGGTCCCGGCTACACGTTCGACGACGAGTTCCACGACGAACTCCGTCACGACGGCCCGGGTGTCCTCTCGATGGCGAACCGTGGCCCCGACACCAACGGCTCGCAGTTCTTCATCACGCTGGACGCCCAACCGCACCTGGACGGCGACCACGCCGTCTTCGGCGAGGTCGTCGACGGGATGGACGTCGTCGAGGAGATCGGGGCCGTGCGGACGGATCCGAACGACCAGCCGACCGAAGACGTGCGCCTGACGTCCGTGGATGTGGAGCACTGAGCGGGCAGGGACGACGGCGAGCGATCGACCGGTCGAGCCGAGGCGCCGGAGGGTGGGCCCGTGAGCCCGACGGTCGAGACGTCGCGCGACGCCTTCCACGCGGCGGCCGCGGGGGCGACGGCGGGGACGCGCGTGCCCGTCGAGGTGACCCTCGATGTCGATCCCTTCATGGCCTACCGCCGGGCACGCGGGGAGGCGCCCTCGGTGTTCTTCGAGACCGGCGGCGGACAGCCGGGATGGGGATACTTCGGCGTCGATCCCGACGTCGTCCACGAGGTCGGCGACGACGGGGCGCTGGCGGCGATCACGGACCTGGTCGCGTCGGAGTCGCTGGCGCGTGGGGACTGTACGGTGCCGTACCCCGGCGGCTTCTTCGGGTGGCTCTCCTACGACGTCGCCCGAGAGATCGAGGATCTGCCGG is from Haloplanus salinarum and encodes:
- a CDS encoding dihydrodipicolinate synthase family protein, whose protein sequence is MPTAPADSEYGTTLVPTVTPFSDGSVDAEAVADLSEFVLSNGADGLIPCGTTGEFASLSLDEYETVVSASVDAADGAPVLPGAGHTSVAGTLERIDIAADCGADAVLVVLPYFHGENGAGGNERFVRAVLAETELPLILYNIPSCVGQTIDADLIEAVADHPDLAGMKDTSGDLTHLLEIIRRTGEDFHLFQGWDSQLVPAISMGATGGINAVTNYFPGMMAETIDAAANDLDRARDLQLDHIAPLFNASLEFGFAPTTKTILVERGVIDDDAVRPPLVELDDDQKAAVRDVLDATRGVAAE
- a CDS encoding CehA/McbA family metallohydrolase, with amino-acid sequence MSQTTIRIDPHVHSSASYDGHDPVELLLEQAAEIGLDGIVVTDHDVIHESVRAAELAPEYGLFGIPGVEVSTSVGHLLAIGVSEMPPRRAPLDETIDWVRDHGGVAVVPHPFQRSRHGIPRRHLVDCDAIEVFNSWLFTGFRNRRARRFATENGYPALAASDAHSVPHVGRAYTELVIEGVDRADLDGESVLKAVREGSMRMRGRRQPIPASAHHYAVGTARKSGYYAKVGALRGRAAAKASAIRGVQLLSELPGR
- a CDS encoding S49 family peptidase; its protein translation is MANRTRALLSRIARSYVLFVAVGVVVGLALAPVAWNATSSEGTVAVVPVAGTIDGSTSASVTAMLQQARNDPDVKAVVLLVNSGGGGAAASEELYLQTKRTAAEMPLVTSVDAAAASGAYYTIAPSDRIYTKPASTVGSVGVLATAPQPLEPTDLVATTGPNKLTGGDEREFNYILESLGNAFIGAVFEQRGDRLELTRTEVEQARIYSGTQAVRNGLADSIGGRQAAVEHAADEAGLDNYDVRVMRPDGTARFLSRSNYLASTAPDKEMVSAEYLYGEDPGGPVFLMVPATYLDTANDDADSPAPRTNGTERDVDNRTRPAAAAAPGGTHVVA
- a CDS encoding DUF4350 domain-containing protein, coding for MWLREVGKRLAVLLLTVAVVVAVASVGPTLLSSDDGGDETLQNPEYAPESVAPDPLPATGTIDVSGADPTTNGTVLIDRGHANRFSRADIEPLVDALIRQGFTVEFYSDGDLASRLEDADVFLVIDPGSEYLPGDVDDVRQFTGNGGHLVMVGEPDRTAISSSLLGTSIQNQESRLTTLASAYGMSVDTQYLYNQEHADGTFKHIVARPTGGGGVDGVERVTMYTAASVTTQRGTVLLRSAPNTHKSGSDEVTGEYPVAVRTENTVLLGDKTFLRGDRFNVADNEAFIAYLVEFMLDGDHQPAGGTEGDTGRTPTATPTATPTETPASTPTPTATPTPTPSDGD
- a CDS encoding peptidylprolyl isomerase, which translates into the protein MSDPTATLRTTHGDITVELFADRAPRTVENFVGLAEGTDDPDAPIEAGTGAWEDPETGEKRTDPLYSDVPFHRIISGFMLQCGDPTGTGRGGPGYTFDDEFHDELRHDGPGVLSMANRGPDTNGSQFFITLDAQPHLDGDHAVFGEVVDGMDVVEEIGAVRTDPNDQPTEDVRLTSVDVEH